A region of the Acinetobacter defluvii genome:
GTCCAATGACCATGATTGACACTTTGTATGATGGTCATTATAAAAGTCGTGAAAAGTTGGCATGGGAATTTGCTAAAATTTTAAATCAAGAAGCTCGTGAGTTAGAAGCAGCAGGTGTGGATATTATTCAGTTTGATGAACCTGCATTTAACGTTTTTTTTGATGAAGTGAATGACTGGGGTGTTGCTACTTTAGAACGTGCGCTTGAAGGTCTAAAATGTGAAACTGCGGTACATATTTGTTATGGTTATGGCATCAAAGCCAATACCGATTGGAAAAAAACGCTCGGTTCAGAATGGCGTCAATACGAAGAAGCTTTTCCAAAACTGCAAAAATCCAAGATTGATATCGTGTCTTTGGAATGTCAAAACTCACGTGTACCCATGGATTTAATCGAATTGATTCGTGGAAAAAAAGTCATGGTGGGTGCGATTGATGTCGCAACCAATGAGATTGAAACCCCTGAAGAAGTGGCAAATACTCTGCGTAAAGCACTACAATTTGTTGATGCAGATAAACTTTATCCTTCAACCAACTGTGGTATGGCGCCACTTGGACGTGAAATCGCCCGCGGAAAGTTGAAAGCCCTTAGTGCAGGTGCAGAGATTATTCGTCAAGAATTATCAAAATAGTTTTAAAACCTCCTTTACAAACAAAGGATGGCACAGGATTGTAAAAATCCTTCATTGTTCAAATCTGAATCTGAAGAATCCTCACAGTTACATGTAATTCTTCAGATACATAGGAATATAGTCATGGTTGAAGCAACAGTCTTTAAAAATGCAATGTCGTCATTAACAAGTGCAGTCAATGTTGTGACTACTGTAGGTGAGTCTGGTTATCATGGATTCACAGCATCGGCTGTATGCAGTGTTACCGATACCCCACCAACCTTACTGGTCTGTATGAATAAATCATCACGTTCACATGCTTATTTTGTTGAAAGCAAAATTTTAACTGTGAATGTTTTGGCTGCACAACATGAACATTTGTCCAATGTATTTGCCTCAAAAATGAGTTCTGAAGAACGCTTTAAACATGGTACTTGGACTGAATTAGCAACAGGTGCTCCTGTTCTAGAAGATGCATTGGTCAGTTTTGATTGTCAGATTGAACAGATTCAAGAGGTAGGTACGCACACGATATTTATCTGCCCTATTGTTGCCATTCAGCAAAACCCACAAGACCACAGTTTGGTTTATTTTAATCGTGCCTATCATCAAGTAGCTGTGTAAACATAAATTTAGGTCGTCACAGCACAAATGTGACTTCATATTGCCTGAATGGCTACACAGATCAATCAATTTTTCCCTAAGCAACAATATCATTAAATCACGAGTAAACCCTAAAACTTCTCATGGTATTAACAATCCCTACATTCTAGAATTAAGTTTTAGCATGCAGAAAGTGTCTATGGATTTATTTTATGTGTTGCTCAATATTCAAGAGTTTGCTGAAGATGGAATCATTTATGCAGAAAAACCTTGGCATTTGCAGTCCAATGCCAAGGTTATTACGGATTCTCAGCCAATATTCATTAACGATGAAAAACTTGAGTATTTTTTAGAGGTTTTTATCGTTCTTGAGCTTTTTGAGGAAATGCAGACCTCTAATACCTGTTTACAAGATCAGTGTTTACGTATCATTGAATATGCAAATCATGATGCTTAAACACTAGCGAGAACCATTCACTTAAAATTTTATTTTTATTGAAATAATAAATTAGAAAAACCATGCAACTCGATTTAAGATCGTCCAAGCTCCCATAAAAAACTAAAAGTATAAAATGAATAAAATAGAATTAGAAATCCAGCGATTGAGCAATATGATTCAATTTGGCGTAGGTCAACAAAGTTTAGGTTTAGACCTTGATCTTTTAACTGACAAAATGACTGGATATATTCCGAGAGGTGCAGATGCTCCCACCTTTGCAACCCGTAAAAATATGATCAGTGCTCAGATTTTTATGAAATGTATTCAGTTTTTCTTTACTGCACTGATTGCAATATTGCTTGCTTTAGTTTTTATTTGGCTGAGTTGGGGACAACTACAAAAACAAATTTTTGAACCTTTATTTTTAGGTGTCGCACTATTGTCCATCCTCATAACTATATTTTGTTTATTCAAGTTTAAGCACTATTTTCAAATTTTTAATGCCATTCGCCAAGTCACTCAAATTCAAGCCGATCCGGAACGCCGATCATCGCATGTCGATGAAAATGCCTTAGCGCAACAATTTGCTCCAGAAAGACGCAAGACACGTTTCATTGGTATTTTTATGAGCCTGTTAAGTGGGGGATTTCTTGCGTATATCTGGATTGCGCCGCCACAAAGCCTCATCAAACTTGCTTTCGTGCTGCCTTTGATGCTGATGCTCGGACTTGGCATCATCATCCATCCGATTTCTAAAGCTGAAAGCTTATATTTATATGGCAGTACACAACTGTCTTGGAAATATTTTCCAACTGCTTTAAAGATATGTACTATCTTGGGCGTTGTGCTGTGTCTTTTGATGTTGGCTTGGTTTGAAATTTAAACCTTTGCCATCACAAGAAATATTTAAAAAATACTACACGGTCTGCAAACGTGTTTTTTGCTGACCATTTTCATCAAAGTTTTCAGGGCTGAGCCACGCTTCATAGGCTTTTTGAATGGTTTGCCATTCTTCATCTAACATCGAAAACCAAGCAGTATTGCGATTATTACCTTTAGAAATGCGATCCTGTCTGAAAATTCCTTCAAACTGAAAACCAAAACGTAAAGCTGCTTTTCGAGAAGGCTCATTTAAATCATCACATTTCCATTCTACACGTCTAAAACCTTGCTCAAAACATGCTTCTAATAACAAATAAACAGCTTCGGTTGCTGCAATACTGCGTTTCATTTGATGGGAAAAATAAACATTGCCGATTTCAATCGCTGCATGTTCTGCACGTTGATTGATTAAAGCAATCCAACCCAATATTTTATAATCAATCTCAATTAAGAAATGGTGAGATCCTACAAAACCAAAATTATTTTTTAGCGCTTGCTCAAGTTGAATCTGAAAACTAAAAGCTGAATAAGGCAAATACGTCCAACAAGCGTGACTAGGCTCACTTTCTACGGCATGCCACAAATGTGAAAAAGCATTACTTTTTAAAATATCGAGACATATGGGGATTAAGCGTACAGATTGACCTGTTAAAATATCAGATTGAAAGTGTTTCGGTGAAGTTGATGTGAGCGCTTTACCAACTTTTTGCCCAAACACATTGATTTGATATTGTTGATAATTCTGCATTTTTACTCATTTACCCATAAAGCTCTTTATTAGCAATATGCACTTTTTTAGTCTATTTTTCTAGCTTAACTCAGAATAATTGTTGGACAATACAGCTTAAAAGCCTTTATCACGAAAAAAAATGTTCCCTATTTATTTTAAGGTTTTTTCACTTTTATTCAGATTAACAATTTATTCTCTTTGCTTTTTAATTTAGAATATGAACACTTTTATATTCAATGCAATTCGACTATCACTTCACCTCTCCTAACATTGAAAAGTGATCTCCCGAATCGCCTAACATGCCTTTGAAAATTCGCGTGGCTAAAAACGGTAATGACGCAATCAGTCCATAGCTCAATGGAAAATACACCACACATACGAGTACTCGATGAGTGGCAAGATTCCATCCCTGAGGATTTATACATTCCACCTGCTGCATTCGAAATTTTATTAGATCATTTCGAAGGACCACTCGACTTTCTCATTTACCTGATTCAAAAAAATGGTTTTGATTTACTTCAGTTAGATATTGCCCCAATTGCTAGTCAGTATTTAGCCTATATGGATAGCATGAAATCGCTCAATATAGAGCTGACCGCAGATTATATGGTGATGGCTGCGTTGTTAGCTGATTTAAAATCTCGTTTGTTGTTACCTAAACCGAAAACAATGACGCTGGAGAAAGATCCAAAACAAGCGCTCATTGATCGTTTAGAAACCTATTTAAGAATTAAACAAGCTGCTGAGCATTTAGGGCAAATGCCTGTATTTGAACGTGATATTTTTCCAACAAATGTGTCTATTGGGCAAACAGCTACCGTATACGAAGGTTATGACGTAGACATGCTGCGTGATGCTTTGTATTGTATTTTTAATCGTCCTGAACCTGTCATTCATAAAATTGAGCATGAGCCTGTATTACTTGAAGAACGCATTGCTTATATTGAAAAAATGATCGAATCTGGACAGGTTTTAAGCTTTGAAAGTTTACTTTTGCCTACTCAAGGTCGTATGGGCATGGTGGTTACTTTTATGGCAGTTTTAGAACTGACACGCCAACAGAAAATACAGATTATTTCTAGTGGACTGGATATGCCGCTTGCAATTCAAGGAGCTGCCGCATGACCATTGATCAAAATAATGTGTTGAATGTAGAAGACTCTCAACACGAGCAGCATCATGAAGTTTTGATGCAAATCGAAGCAATTATTTTTGCCAGTGATGCACCCGTGTCTATTGCCCGCTTAAAAGAAGCGTTTCAAAATCAATATTCGAAACAACAGTTGCAAAATTATTTGCAGCAATTGTCTGTCTTACAACATGGTCGTTCGATTGAATTGGTTGAAGTTGCACAGGGTTATCGTTTTCAAGTTCGTGCCAAATATCGCAACATCATTACCCAAGTTTGGCCTGAACGACCGACCAAATTATCTCCGTCACTGTTAGAAACTATTTCAGTGATTGCTTATCATCAGCCCGTGACCCGAGCTGATATTGAGCAAATCCGTGGAGTAACAAATAATAGTCAAATACTCCGAACATTATTTGAATGGAACTGGATTAAAGAATCTGGTTTTCGTGAACTCCCAGGACGACCTGCGTTGCTTGTCACAACGCCCCAATTTTTAAATGCTTTTGGTCTAGTGTCATTAGGTCAATTGCCTCCCCTACAGGATGCCAAGGAAGCTTTTATGGCATTGGATGCGCAAGCACCCAAGTCGTGAATAGGTACACTGTTGATCATTATTTCTAAGGTTATGCTGTCATGAGTGAAAAATTGCAAAAGGTGCTCGCACGAGTAGGATTAGGCTCTCGCCGTTATATGGAAGAAGTCATTGCTGCTGGTCGTGTGAGTGTCAACGGTCAAGTTGCTCAAGTGGGTGAACGTATCGAACCAACGGATGAGCTTCGCATCGATGGTCGTAAAGTTCAGTTCCAAATTGAAGATGAAATTCGCCGCCGTGTTCTGATTTACTATAAACCAGAAGGTGAAATTTGTTCACGTAACGACCCTGAATCACGTCCTACCGTATTTGAACATTTACCACCGATCAGCAATGACCGTTGGGTTATGGTCGGTCGTTTAGACATCAACTCAACAGGTTTGTTGTTATTTACCAACGATGGTGAACTTGCCAATCGTTTGATGCATCCATCGAATGAGATCGAGCGTGAATATGCAGTACGTGTTATGGGTGAAGTCACCCCAGAATTGCGTAAAAATATGCTCAATGGCGTTGTTTTAGACGATGGTCCTGCAAAATTTGAGTCATTTACTGAAATTGGTGGTGAAGGAATCAACCGTTGGTATCAAGTGGTGGTAAAAGAAGGTCGAAACCGTGAGGTTCGTCGTATCTTTGAATCACAAGGTTTAAAAGTCAGTCGCTTATTGCGTACACGTTATGGCACTGTGATTTTACCACGTGAGCTGCGTACAGGTCGTTGGATGGAGCTAGATAAACAAGATATCGACAACTTAGCAAAAACCGTAGAGCTTAAACCACGTCAAGGTACAGGTCTATTTGGTATGGCGAAACGCCGTAATGATCGTATGCAAGACAAACCTATGGCTGCCCGCCGTGGGGGATACTTACGTCAACAACGTCGTGATACTGAACAAGACCAACATGAAGGTCAAGACAATCATCACTATAACCACCAACGCCAAGATCATCGTTCAGACCGTCAGGATCGTTCTTATGGCAATCGTGAGCGCAGCGATTTCCGTTCTGAACGTCCAGCTCCTCGTTTTGATGCAAATCGTGAACGCTCTGGCAATAATTTTAACCAAAGCCGTGATGAAAATAAATTCTCACCACGTAAACCTTTCAGTTTAAAAAAGGGCTTTAACAAACCCTAAATGATAAATTAATCTAAAAAAATTAAACCACTATCACGATAGTGGTTTTTTATTATCTCAATCAATCTGTTACTGAAATAACAAAAAGTAGATTGGCTCATTTTTATCTATGATCAACTCATTTTTTAGGTATTGTCCCTATAGTTTTTCTAAGAGATGACAGGAATATCCAACCATAGACTATCTGGAAAATATTTCGTCAAATACGCTTTTAAATACTCTGCGGTATCTTTGGAAATTAATTTATCCTGTGATTCATCTTTTAAATTATATGCCAAAGCATATAACGCTAAACCACGACTTTTTAGTGCTTCTAAACTCAGAATAGTGTGATTAATACTGCCCAAACGTCCTGAAGTGACGAGAATAACGGGGATTTTTTTCTCCGCAACATAATCAATCGTGAGTAGATCTATGGTGAGTGGTACCATTAAACCACCAGCCCCCTCAAGCAATACAACGTCATATTTTTCAGAAAGTTGTTGTGTGGCATTTTCAATTTTTTGGAAATCAATCTCACGACCATCGATTTTAGTCGCTAGATGTGGTGACGCAGGATAAGTAAAAATCTCTGGCATAGTCAGCTTGCTTTCGTCTTCAGGAAACCAGCCCATTCCCATAATCTGACGATGCTGCTCGATGTCTTCAGAAATGTCGCTATTACCTGTCTGAATCATTTTTTGGGTAATGGTTTTCTTGCCTTGTGCATTCCAAAGTTTTGCCAAATAACCAGTGGTATACGTTTTGCCAATGCCTGTGTCGATGCCACTGATAAAGTAAACTGAACCTGTCATGACATTCTCCGTGCAATACAATAAATAGGATGATAGCTTAGTGTGTACACTTGCTGCCCATGCTCATTTGGAAATAAAAACTGCTGATAATTTAAATAAAAATCTTGCAGACTGTGCTTAGTCCAACGGAAATTAGAGGCGGTTGCGGTCACACCTGTAGCTTTTAAATGTTGCAAAATTTGCTTTGGATGCTCGAAACTTAATACTTGGGTTTGCTCAGAAATATGTAAAATTTCAAAACCATGTTGTTGTAATTTTTCCTGAATATTTTCAAGACTTAAATACTCCAAACCTTGCCCTGTTAAGCTTTTAATTTGCTTTAAATTCTGCTGTCCAAACGTAGAAAAACATAAAAAACCTTGAGAGTTAAGGCTGTAATGAATCTTTTTCAGTAGCCCATCTAAATCAATAATCCACTGCAGAGCTGAACTCGAAGCGACAAGTGTTAAATCTTGTGGCAATTTATGTTGTTCAATATCACCAATCAGATAATCAAGATTTTGATAATTTAAAAAGTGCTGCTGAATCTCAGGATATAAATCATTTAAGATCAAATACTTAATCTGTAATTTCTTGATCAATAGATGAGTTAAATTACCTGAACCACAGCCGATTTCTAAGACATTTTCCAAGTGTTTTCCGAATATTTCTGGGCAATATTTTCCTATTAAATCAAATAGATGCTGTGTTATCTGCTTTTGTACAATGGCATGCTCTGTATAGCTTTGTCCTGCTTGAGCAAAGCGCAAAGCAACTTTGGATTTATCAATATTTAAATTCTTCACAACTGACTCACAATAGCTGAGTCAACTGATCAAGATCAGTGTGAGTAATCTGAGCAGTGAGAGAAACTCGTAAGCGAGAACGATGTTGTGGCACTGTCGGTGGACGCACTGGCATAATATAAAAACCTGCATCTTGCAAAGTTTTGGCTTTTTCTACAGTCTGCGTAGATGCACCAATAATCACAGGAACAATGTGCGAAG
Encoded here:
- a CDS encoding methionine synthase — translated: MNILLPTSTAGSLPKPSWLAEPEKLWSPWKLQDQELMDGKLDALRLSLHEQQQAGIDIVSDGEQTRQHFVTTFIEHLDGVDFEKRETVKIRDRYDASVPSVVGAVSRQKPVFVDDAKFLRSLTEQPIKWALPGPMTMIDTLYDGHYKSREKLAWEFAKILNQEARELEAAGVDIIQFDEPAFNVFFDEVNDWGVATLERALEGLKCETAVHICYGYGIKANTDWKKTLGSEWRQYEEAFPKLQKSKIDIVSLECQNSRVPMDLIELIRGKKVMVGAIDVATNEIETPEEVANTLRKALQFVDADKLYPSTNCGMAPLGREIARGKLKALSAGAEIIRQELSK
- a CDS encoding flavin reductase — encoded protein: MVEATVFKNAMSSLTSAVNVVTTVGESGYHGFTASAVCSVTDTPPTLLVCMNKSSRSHAYFVESKILTVNVLAAQHEHLSNVFASKMSSEERFKHGTWTELATGAPVLEDALVSFDCQIEQIQEVGTHTIFICPIVAIQQNPQDHSLVYFNRAYHQVAV
- the bioC gene encoding malonyl-ACP O-methyltransferase BioC, which gives rise to MKNLNIDKSKVALRFAQAGQSYTEHAIVQKQITQHLFDLIGKYCPEIFGKHLENVLEIGCGSGNLTHLLIKKLQIKYLILNDLYPEIQQHFLNYQNLDYLIGDIEQHKLPQDLTLVASSSALQWIIDLDGLLKKIHYSLNSQGFLCFSTFGQQNLKQIKSLTGQGLEYLSLENIQEKLQQHGFEILHISEQTQVLSFEHPKQILQHLKATGVTATASNFRWTKHSLQDFYLNYQQFLFPNEHGQQVYTLSYHPIYCIARRMS
- a CDS encoding segregation and condensation protein A gives rise to the protein MTQSVHSSMENTPHIRVLDEWQDSIPEDLYIPPAAFEILLDHFEGPLDFLIYLIQKNGFDLLQLDIAPIASQYLAYMDSMKSLNIELTADYMVMAALLADLKSRLLLPKPKTMTLEKDPKQALIDRLETYLRIKQAAEHLGQMPVFERDIFPTNVSIGQTATVYEGYDVDMLRDALYCIFNRPEPVIHKIEHEPVLLEERIAYIEKMIESGQVLSFESLLLPTQGRMGMVVTFMAVLELTRQQKIQIISSGLDMPLAIQGAAA
- the bioD gene encoding dethiobiotin synthase yields the protein MTGSVYFISGIDTGIGKTYTTGYLAKLWNAQGKKTITQKMIQTGNSDISEDIEQHRQIMGMGWFPEDESKLTMPEIFTYPASPHLATKIDGREIDFQKIENATQQLSEKYDVVLLEGAGGLMVPLTIDLLTIDYVAEKKIPVILVTSGRLGSINHTILSLEALKSRGLALYALAYNLKDESQDKLISKDTAEYLKAYLTKYFPDSLWLDIPVIS
- the rluB gene encoding 23S rRNA pseudouridine(2605) synthase RluB, with the protein product MSEKLQKVLARVGLGSRRYMEEVIAAGRVSVNGQVAQVGERIEPTDELRIDGRKVQFQIEDEIRRRVLIYYKPEGEICSRNDPESRPTVFEHLPPISNDRWVMVGRLDINSTGLLLFTNDGELANRLMHPSNEIEREYAVRVMGEVTPELRKNMLNGVVLDDGPAKFESFTEIGGEGINRWYQVVVKEGRNREVRRIFESQGLKVSRLLRTRYGTVILPRELRTGRWMELDKQDIDNLAKTVELKPRQGTGLFGMAKRRNDRMQDKPMAARRGGYLRQQRRDTEQDQHEGQDNHHYNHQRQDHRSDRQDRSYGNRERSDFRSERPAPRFDANRERSGNNFNQSRDENKFSPRKPFSLKKGFNKP
- the scpB gene encoding SMC-Scp complex subunit ScpB, which translates into the protein MTIDQNNVLNVEDSQHEQHHEVLMQIEAIIFASDAPVSIARLKEAFQNQYSKQQLQNYLQQLSVLQHGRSIELVEVAQGYRFQVRAKYRNIITQVWPERPTKLSPSLLETISVIAYHQPVTRADIEQIRGVTNNSQILRTLFEWNWIKESGFRELPGRPALLVTTPQFLNAFGLVSLGQLPPLQDAKEAFMALDAQAPKS
- a CDS encoding GNAT family N-acetyltransferase; protein product: MQNYQQYQINVFGQKVGKALTSTSPKHFQSDILTGQSVRLIPICLDILKSNAFSHLWHAVESEPSHACWTYLPYSAFSFQIQLEQALKNNFGFVGSHHFLIEIDYKILGWIALINQRAEHAAIEIGNVYFSHQMKRSIAATEAVYLLLEACFEQGFRRVEWKCDDLNEPSRKAALRFGFQFEGIFRQDRISKGNNRNTAWFSMLDEEWQTIQKAYEAWLSPENFDENGQQKTRLQTV